The following proteins are co-located in the Pseudomonas sp. DY-1 genome:
- the tcyJ gene encoding cystine ABC transporter substrate-binding protein, whose product MTFATLRRQFILGSLSLVLGASFVGTSAAADLLQDIQQKGAIKVGLEGTYPPFNYQDESGKLTGFEVELAEALAKELGVKAEFQPTKWDGILAALESKRLDVVINQVTISDERKKKYDFSTPYTVSGIQALVRKGTEGDIKTSADLAGKKVGVGLGTNYEQWLKENVPQADIRTYDDDPTKFQDLNVGRIDAILVDRLAAFEMVEKTGGKLAVTGEPFSRQEAGIALRKGNPELLAAIDKALAKLKADGTLKKLSEKWFKADVTQ is encoded by the coding sequence ATGACATTTGCAACCCTGCGTCGCCAGTTCATCCTCGGTAGCCTGAGCCTGGTGCTCGGCGCGAGCTTCGTCGGCACCAGCGCCGCCGCCGACCTGCTCCAGGACATCCAGCAGAAAGGCGCGATCAAGGTCGGCCTGGAAGGCACCTACCCGCCCTTCAACTACCAGGACGAGAGCGGCAAGCTGACCGGCTTCGAAGTGGAACTGGCCGAGGCCCTGGCCAAGGAGCTGGGCGTGAAGGCCGAGTTCCAGCCGACCAAGTGGGACGGCATCCTCGCTGCGCTGGAGTCCAAGCGCCTGGACGTGGTGATCAACCAGGTGACCATCTCCGACGAGCGCAAGAAGAAGTACGACTTCTCCACCCCTTACACCGTCTCCGGTATCCAGGCGCTGGTGCGCAAGGGCACCGAGGGTGACATCAAGACCTCCGCGGACCTGGCCGGCAAGAAGGTTGGCGTGGGCCTGGGCACCAACTACGAACAGTGGCTGAAGGAAAACGTCCCGCAGGCCGACATCCGCACCTACGATGACGACCCCACCAAGTTCCAGGACCTCAACGTCGGCCGCATCGACGCCATCCTGGTGGACCGCCTGGCCGCCTTCGAAATGGTCGAGAAAACCGGTGGCAAGCTGGCCGTGACCGGCGAACCCTTCTCCCGTCAGGAAGCCGGCATCGCACTGCGCAAGGGCAACCCCGAACTGCTGGCCGCCATCGACAAGGCCCTTGCCAAGCTGAAAGCCGACGGCACCCTGAAAAAACTCTCCGAGAAATGGTTCAAGGCTGACGTGACCCAATGA
- the tcyL gene encoding cystine ABC transporter permease: MIDASLQLALDSAPFLLKGAVFTVVLSLGGMFFGLLLGFVLALMRLYGFTALQWLSRIYVSFFRGTPLLVQLFMIYYGLPQLGIQLEPLPAALIGFSLNMAAYTSEILRAAIASIDRGQWEAAASIGMSRTQTLVRAILPQAARTALPPLGNSFISLVKDTALAATIQVPELFRQAQLITARTFEIFTMYLAAALIYWVLATVLSHFQSRLEARVNQHEQDS; this comes from the coding sequence ATGATCGACGCAAGCCTTCAACTTGCGCTGGATTCCGCGCCCTTCCTGTTGAAGGGCGCGGTCTTTACGGTAGTACTGAGCCTCGGCGGCATGTTCTTCGGACTGCTGCTGGGCTTCGTCCTCGCCCTGATGCGCCTATACGGTTTCACCGCCCTGCAATGGCTGTCGCGGATCTACGTTTCGTTCTTCCGCGGCACGCCACTGCTGGTGCAGTTGTTCATGATCTATTACGGCCTGCCGCAGCTGGGTATCCAGCTCGAACCGCTACCCGCTGCGCTGATCGGCTTCTCGCTGAACATGGCCGCCTACACCTCGGAGATCCTCCGCGCCGCCATTGCCTCCATCGACCGGGGCCAATGGGAAGCCGCCGCCAGCATCGGCATGAGCCGTACCCAGACGCTGGTCCGTGCCATCCTGCCGCAGGCTGCGCGCACCGCCCTGCCGCCACTGGGCAACAGCTTCATCTCGCTGGTCAAGGACACGGCCCTGGCCGCCACCATCCAGGTGCCGGAACTGTTCCGCCAGGCGCAGTTGATCACCGCGCGCACCTTCGAAATCTTCACCATGTATCTGGCCGCCGCGCTGATCTACTGGGTGCTGGCCACCGTGCTGTCGCATTTCCAGAGTCGCCTAGAGGCGCGGGTCAACCAGCATGAGCAGGACAGCTGA
- the tcyN gene encoding L-cystine ABC transporter ATP-binding protein TcyN, with translation MITVRNLTKSFKGQEVLKGIDLTIEPGEVVAIIGPSGSGKTTLLRCLNLLEVPSGGLIKVGDIEIDASKPLKQQQTLIRKLRQHVGFVFQNFNLFPHRTALENVIEGPVVVKKEPRERAVEKARKLLAKVGLAGKEDAYPKRLSGGQQQRVAIARALAMEPDVILFDEPTSALDPELVGEVLATIRGLAEENRTMVIVTHEMSFARDVANRAIFIDKGVIVEQGDAKALFSAPKEERTKQFLSKFLGS, from the coding sequence ATGATCACCGTCCGTAACCTGACCAAATCCTTCAAAGGCCAGGAGGTGCTCAAGGGCATCGACCTGACCATCGAGCCGGGCGAAGTGGTGGCCATCATCGGCCCCAGCGGCTCGGGCAAGACCACCTTGCTGCGCTGCCTCAACCTGCTGGAAGTGCCCAGTGGCGGCTTGATTAAGGTGGGCGACATCGAAATCGACGCGAGCAAGCCGCTGAAACAGCAGCAGACGCTGATCCGCAAGCTGCGTCAGCACGTCGGCTTCGTCTTCCAGAACTTCAACCTCTTCCCCCATCGCACCGCGCTGGAGAACGTCATCGAAGGTCCGGTGGTGGTGAAGAAGGAACCCCGCGAGCGCGCCGTCGAGAAGGCACGCAAGCTGCTGGCCAAGGTTGGCCTGGCGGGCAAGGAAGATGCCTACCCCAAGCGCCTCTCCGGCGGCCAGCAACAGCGTGTGGCCATCGCCCGCGCCCTGGCCATGGAGCCTGACGTGATCCTCTTCGACGAACCCACCTCGGCGCTCGACCCGGAGCTGGTGGGCGAGGTGCTCGCCACCATTCGCGGCCTGGCCGAAGAGAACCGCACCATGGTCATCGTCACCCACGAAATGAGCTTCGCTCGTGACGTGGCCAACCGCGCGATCTTCATCGACAAGGGCGTGATCGTCGAACAGGGCGACGCCAAGGCTCTGTTCAGTGCGCCGAAGGAAGAACGTACCAAGCAGTTCCTGAGCAAGTTCCTCGGCAGCTGA
- a CDS encoding MFS transporter, whose translation MNPSTLLSLPLLALALGGFVVGSSEFIIMGLLPEVASDLQVSLSDAGLLVSAYAMGVVIGAPLLGPLLGRLPRRQALLWLMGAYALGNLGCALAPNYEWLLAMRMFTAFSHAGFFGCATLLAAELAPPHRRASAMALVLSGLTIANVLGVPAGAWLGQATSWRVTFMVVAALGFLTLLAQALWLPATPKPQTNAAGAWDGILRRPVLHALFVCSLSSVALFGVFTYISPLLRDVSGFSPEHANFALLLFGIGLTVGNLLGGRLADKGFRYALPMAFTVSTLCLLGLFVFAQIPVLALGCLFLWGVASFAISSPLQLLLVEQAGESASLAATLSHAAFNLGNASGAFLGGLWLSSMGLSNLPLMGVGVLALTILVCLPLPRLRAVRDRLKESGQIH comes from the coding sequence ATGAACCCGAGCACCCTCCTCTCTCTGCCGCTGCTGGCCCTCGCCCTGGGCGGCTTCGTCGTTGGCAGCAGCGAATTCATCATCATGGGCCTGCTGCCCGAAGTGGCCAGCGACCTCCAGGTCAGCCTTTCCGACGCCGGCTTGCTGGTCAGCGCCTACGCCATGGGGGTGGTGATCGGTGCGCCATTGCTGGGTCCGCTGCTCGGCCGCCTGCCGCGCCGCCAGGCGCTGCTCTGGCTGATGGGTGCCTACGCCCTGGGCAACCTCGGCTGCGCCCTGGCACCCAACTACGAGTGGCTGTTGGCGATGCGCATGTTCACCGCCTTCAGCCACGCCGGCTTCTTCGGCTGCGCCACCCTGCTCGCCGCCGAACTGGCACCCCCGCACCGCCGGGCTTCGGCCATGGCCCTGGTGCTCAGCGGCCTTACCATCGCCAACGTGCTCGGCGTTCCTGCCGGCGCCTGGCTGGGCCAGGCCACCAGTTGGCGGGTGACCTTCATGGTGGTAGCGGCCCTCGGTTTCCTCACCCTGCTGGCGCAAGCACTCTGGCTGCCCGCCACGCCCAAGCCACAAACCAATGCCGCCGGCGCCTGGGACGGCATCTTGCGGCGCCCGGTGCTGCATGCGCTGTTCGTCTGCAGCCTCTCTTCGGTGGCGCTGTTCGGCGTGTTCACCTACATCAGCCCGCTGCTGCGCGATGTCTCGGGCTTCAGCCCGGAACACGCCAACTTCGCCCTGCTGCTGTTCGGCATCGGCTTGACCGTGGGCAACCTGCTGGGCGGGCGCCTGGCCGACAAGGGATTCCGCTATGCACTGCCGATGGCCTTCACCGTGAGCACGTTGTGCCTGCTGGGGCTGTTCGTCTTCGCGCAGATTCCGGTCCTCGCCCTGGGCTGCCTGTTCCTCTGGGGCGTGGCCAGCTTCGCCATTTCCTCGCCGCTGCAATTGCTGCTGGTCGAGCAGGCTGGCGAATCGGCGAGCCTCGCCGCCACCCTCAGCCACGCAGCATTCAACCTGGGCAACGCCAGCGGCGCCTTCCTCGGTGGCCTCTGGCTGAGCAGCATGGGGCTGTCCAATCTGCCGCTGATGGGCGTGGGGGTGCTGGCATTGACCATCCTCGTCTGCCTTCCACTGCCGCGCTTGCGCGCGGTACGTGATCGGCTCAAGGAAAGCGGACAGATTCACTGA
- a CDS encoding nuclear transport factor 2 family protein, translating into MTAHETDQDAIHRVVRDYVEGMVFADEHRLRRAFHPQSRIIGHFQGELEWLSVDDFAGAILDAGPVLAEDETPVWTIQALDITGDAASAKVVDDYADMRFTDFLSLLKIGGRWSIINKLYYLHE; encoded by the coding sequence ATGACTGCCCACGAGACTGACCAAGACGCCATCCACCGCGTCGTGCGCGACTATGTCGAAGGCATGGTGTTCGCCGACGAACACCGTCTGCGCCGTGCCTTTCACCCGCAGAGCCGCATCATCGGCCACTTCCAGGGCGAGCTCGAATGGCTCTCGGTAGACGACTTCGCGGGCGCCATCCTCGACGCCGGCCCGGTGCTGGCTGAAGACGAAACGCCCGTCTGGACTATCCAGGCGCTGGACATCACCGGCGACGCCGCCTCGGCGAAGGTAGTCGACGACTACGCCGACATGCGCTTCACCGACTTCCTCTCGCTGCTGAAAATCGGCGGTCGCTGGAGCATCATCAACAAGCTCTACTACCTGCACGAGTAG
- a CDS encoding sigma 54-interacting transcriptional regulator: MSKENPGQPLLTFADADRSPLSIRARALVFVDERSRRLREEVDQLAPSTLPVLIQGETGTGKELLARQIHRSSDRPGLFVAVSCSAISKAYAEAELFGHTAGAHSGSASSRAGWFGSANGGTLYLDEIGDLPLPLQTKLLAALESREVIRVGAHQPTPVDVRLVAATSIDLAKAVRVGKFNARLYQYLDEGRVELPPLRERPDDILPLAEYFLGIYAQRLDLPLPLISTAAQSALEAYPWPGNTRELENSVHFALLVSEGVEILPEHLNLPPLPGYAQLAVQLRRLAANDEERDHLRQLFAEVLAG; this comes from the coding sequence ATGAGCAAGGAAAACCCCGGTCAACCGCTGCTGACTTTCGCCGATGCCGACCGCAGCCCCCTCAGCATCCGCGCCCGTGCGCTGGTGTTCGTCGACGAGCGCTCGCGGCGGTTGCGCGAGGAGGTCGATCAGCTCGCGCCGAGCACCCTGCCCGTGCTGATCCAGGGTGAAACCGGCACCGGCAAGGAATTGCTGGCGCGACAGATCCATCGTTCCAGCGACCGTCCCGGCCTGTTCGTGGCGGTGAGCTGCAGCGCCATCAGCAAGGCCTACGCCGAGGCCGAGCTCTTCGGTCACACGGCCGGCGCTCACAGCGGCTCGGCCAGCAGCCGCGCCGGTTGGTTCGGTTCGGCCAATGGCGGAACGCTTTACCTGGATGAGATCGGCGACCTGCCATTGCCCCTGCAGACCAAGTTGTTGGCGGCGCTTGAAAGCCGCGAAGTGATTCGCGTCGGCGCCCACCAGCCGACCCCGGTGGACGTGCGTCTGGTAGCAGCTACCAGCATCGACCTGGCCAAGGCGGTGCGCGTTGGCAAGTTCAATGCGCGGCTCTATCAGTACCTGGACGAGGGACGGGTGGAGCTGCCGCCATTGCGCGAACGGCCGGACGATATCCTGCCGTTGGCCGAGTATTTCCTCGGTATCTACGCCCAGCGGCTGGACCTGCCTCTCCCCTTGATCAGCACAGCAGCCCAGTCAGCGCTCGAGGCCTACCCCTGGCCGGGCAATACCCGTGAGCTGGAGAACAGCGTGCACTTCGCCCTGCTGGTGAGCGAAGGCGTCGAGATTCTCCCCGAGCACCTCAACCTTCCACCGTTGCCGGGCTACGCCCAGCTCGCCGTGCAACTGCGCCGGCTGGCGGCTAACGACGAAGAGCGCGATCACCTGCGCCAGCTTTTCGCCGAGGTGCTGGCAGGGTAG
- a CDS encoding alpha/beta hydrolase — protein sequence MRSQAIRYLILPGWQGSPDEHWQSHWQRSLPNATRVEQADWNNPDRASWVEALERAIDAERTPVILIAHSLGCVTVAHWAAQSDPDVLRRVRGALLVAPADVQRPGCPEPLKGFAPIPRDLLPFPSLLVGSDNDHAASPARALEIARDWGSEAAILTGAGHINVKSGHHRWEQGFAHLYRLQARVEQSSRKRA from the coding sequence ATGCGCAGCCAGGCCATTCGCTACCTGATCCTGCCGGGATGGCAGGGCTCCCCCGACGAGCATTGGCAAAGCCACTGGCAACGCAGCCTGCCCAATGCCACCCGGGTCGAGCAGGCCGACTGGAACAACCCGGACCGTGCGTCCTGGGTGGAAGCGCTGGAGCGCGCCATCGATGCCGAGCGTACCCCGGTGATCCTCATCGCCCACAGCCTGGGCTGCGTGACCGTGGCCCACTGGGCCGCACAGTCCGACCCGGATGTACTGCGTCGCGTGCGTGGTGCGCTGCTGGTGGCCCCGGCGGATGTACAGCGCCCCGGTTGCCCCGAGCCGCTCAAGGGCTTCGCGCCCATCCCGCGTGACCTGCTGCCCTTCCCCAGCCTGCTGGTGGGTTCGGACAACGACCATGCGGCCAGCCCCGCGCGAGCGCTGGAAATAGCCCGTGACTGGGGCTCGGAAGCCGCGATCCTCACCGGCGCCGGGCACATCAATGTGAAGTCCGGGCATCACCGTTGGGAACAAGGCTTCGCCCACCTCTATCGCTTGCAAGCGCGCGTCGAGCAATCGTCCAGAAAACGCGCCTGA
- a CDS encoding LysR substrate-binding domain-containing protein has translation MQIDEELTLKKLETFLAFMRSGNLSRAAAELNTSNVSVHRAIHSLESALRCPLFKHEGRNLTPLESAYVLEEKAQKLIQDTVEMVRLTREAAGFSAERFKLGALYSLTVKTVPQLVMGLKLRRSELNIDLTLGSNVDLLYRLKNMELDAILVSLDDSVNDPDCEQLPLFSDEIFLAVPTDSPFADQDEVDLADLADSTFITLTQGFATHRDGARVFQQAGFEPKVAMQVNDIFTLLSMVSSGVGYALLPGRIAAVYENRVKLIRLQARYRLLQHIGVVFLKARERDPNLLALIAECRMYSLRNEG, from the coding sequence ATGCAGATCGACGAAGAACTGACCCTGAAGAAGCTGGAGACCTTCCTCGCCTTCATGCGCAGCGGCAACCTGTCCCGCGCAGCGGCCGAACTGAACACCAGCAACGTCAGCGTGCATCGCGCCATCCATTCCCTGGAAAGCGCCCTGCGCTGCCCGCTGTTCAAGCATGAAGGCCGCAACCTGACGCCACTGGAAAGCGCCTATGTGCTGGAAGAGAAAGCGCAGAAGCTGATCCAGGACACCGTCGAAATGGTCCGTCTGACCCGCGAGGCGGCCGGCTTCTCTGCCGAACGCTTCAAGCTCGGCGCGCTCTATTCGCTGACCGTGAAGACCGTGCCGCAGCTGGTCATGGGCCTGAAGCTGCGACGCAGCGAGCTGAACATCGATCTCACCCTGGGCTCCAACGTCGACCTGCTCTACCGCCTGAAGAACATGGAACTGGACGCCATCCTGGTCTCCCTGGATGACAGCGTGAACGACCCGGATTGCGAGCAACTGCCGCTGTTCTCCGACGAGATCTTCCTCGCCGTCCCCACCGATTCGCCCTTCGCCGACCAGGACGAAGTGGACCTGGCGGACCTCGCCGACTCCACCTTCATCACCCTGACCCAGGGTTTCGCCACCCACCGCGACGGCGCAAGGGTGTTCCAGCAGGCCGGCTTCGAGCCCAAGGTGGCGATGCAGGTGAACGACATCTTCACCCTGCTCAGCATGGTCAGTTCCGGGGTCGGCTACGCGCTGCTGCCCGGGCGCATCGCGGCGGTCTACGAAAACAGGGTGAAGCTGATCCGCCTGCAGGCGCGCTATCGCCTGCTGCAACACATCGGCGTGGTCTTCCTGAAAGCCCGCGAGCGCGACCCGAACCTGCTCGCGCTGATCGCCGAGTGCCGCATGTACAGCCTGCGCAACGAGGGCTGA
- the madM gene encoding malonate transporter subunit MadM: MYESMLKVINGYGLISGFAVIGVTMWLSYWFSDKLTRGRLHGSAIAIFLGLVLSYVGGVMTGGQKGLVDIPLLSGIGLLGGAMLRDFAIVATAFGVNIEELKRAGVSGVVSLFFGIGTSFVAGVGVALAFGYTDAVSLTTIGAGAVTYIVGPVTGAAIGASSEVMALSIAAGLVKAILVMVVTPFVAPLIGLNNPRTAVIFGGLMGTSSGVAGGLAATDPKLVPYGCLTAAFYTALGCLLGPSLLFFAMRGITG, from the coding sequence ATGTACGAATCCATGCTGAAAGTGATCAACGGTTACGGCCTGATCAGCGGTTTCGCCGTGATCGGTGTGACCATGTGGCTGTCCTACTGGTTCTCCGACAAGCTCACCCGTGGCCGCCTGCACGGCTCGGCCATCGCCATCTTCCTCGGCCTGGTGCTGTCCTATGTCGGCGGCGTGATGACGGGCGGGCAGAAGGGCCTTGTGGATATCCCGTTGCTGTCCGGCATTGGCCTACTGGGCGGTGCGATGCTGCGGGACTTCGCCATTGTCGCCACGGCCTTCGGGGTGAATATCGAGGAACTCAAGCGTGCCGGCGTGTCGGGCGTGGTGTCGCTGTTCTTCGGCATCGGTACTTCGTTCGTTGCCGGTGTCGGCGTGGCCCTGGCCTTCGGCTACACGGATGCGGTGAGCCTGACCACCATCGGCGCTGGCGCAGTCACCTACATCGTCGGCCCAGTGACCGGTGCGGCCATCGGCGCCAGCTCCGAGGTCATGGCGCTGTCCATTGCCGCCGGCCTGGTGAAGGCCATCCTGGTGATGGTGGTGACACCCTTCGTGGCGCCATTGATCGGCCTGAACAACCCGCGCACGGCGGTCATCTTCGGTGGCTTGATGGGCACCTCCAGCGGTGTGGCGGGCGGCCTGGCCGCAACCGATCCGAAACTGGTGCCCTATGGCTGCCTGACCGCGGCCTTCTACACGGCGCTCGGCTGTCTGCTCGGGCCGTCACTGCTGTTCTTCGCCATGCGCGGCATCACGGGCTGA
- the madL gene encoding malonate transporter subunit MadL encodes MIIYGVAFLALCTLAGLFIGELLGKLLGVPANVGGVGIAMLLLIFVGSYLHKRGLMSARSEVGVEFWSAIYIPIVVAMAAQQNVLGALSGGPMAILAGVAAVVLGFAMVPVLDRLGQKKPVAAAAESLTPAQR; translated from the coding sequence ATGATCATCTACGGTGTGGCCTTCCTGGCCCTGTGCACCCTGGCAGGCCTGTTCATCGGTGAGCTGCTGGGCAAACTGCTGGGCGTCCCGGCGAATGTCGGCGGCGTCGGTATCGCCATGCTCCTGCTGATATTCGTCGGCAGCTACCTGCACAAGCGCGGCCTCATGAGTGCCAGGTCCGAGGTGGGCGTGGAGTTCTGGAGCGCCATCTACATCCCCATCGTCGTCGCCATGGCTGCCCAGCAGAATGTGCTTGGCGCGCTGTCCGGCGGCCCCATGGCCATACTCGCCGGCGTCGCCGCGGTGGTGCTTGGTTTCGCCATGGTCCCGGTGCTCGACCGGCTCGGGCAAAAGAAGCCGGTGGCGGCCGCCGCTGAATCCCTGACCCCTGCCCAGCGGTGA
- the mdcH gene encoding malonate decarboxylase subunit epsilon produces the protein MSSLFAFPGQGAQQAGMLHQLPPEATASLVEASDVLGEDVLALDSAEALQSTRAVQLCLLVAGVSCARLLLERGPAPDYVAGLSIGAYAAAVIAGSLGFADALRLVALRGELMQRAYPQGYGMTAILGLDQGTVERLLAEADGPVFLANINAENQLVIAGSEAAMTAVAERARKLGAGAAKRLAMSVPSHCELLEQPARELAAAFAGVELRRPAIRYLSGSTARPIFDPERLRDDLAFNMCRVIDWHATLRTAYERGVRLHIELPPGTVLSGLARRVFDQGTVIAFQGARLDTLDALLREEVSRTR, from the coding sequence GTGAGCAGCCTGTTTGCCTTTCCAGGCCAGGGCGCGCAGCAGGCGGGCATGCTTCACCAGCTGCCGCCGGAGGCTACGGCCAGCCTGGTAGAGGCCAGCGATGTGCTGGGGGAGGACGTGCTGGCGCTGGATTCGGCAGAGGCGCTGCAATCCACTCGCGCGGTGCAGCTCTGCCTGTTGGTGGCCGGTGTTTCTTGCGCGCGCTTGCTGCTCGAACGCGGGCCGGCGCCGGACTATGTGGCGGGCCTCTCCATCGGTGCCTACGCCGCTGCGGTGATCGCCGGTTCGCTGGGCTTTGCCGATGCGCTGCGCCTGGTGGCCCTGCGTGGCGAACTGATGCAGCGGGCTTATCCACAGGGCTACGGCATGACTGCCATCCTCGGCCTTGACCAGGGCACCGTGGAGCGCCTGCTGGCCGAGGCTGATGGTCCGGTCTTTCTCGCCAACATCAACGCCGAGAACCAGTTGGTGATTGCCGGTAGCGAGGCTGCCATGACCGCCGTCGCCGAGCGTGCCCGTAAGCTTGGTGCCGGTGCGGCGAAGCGTCTGGCGATGAGCGTGCCGTCCCACTGCGAACTGCTGGAGCAACCCGCGCGCGAACTGGCCGCCGCCTTCGCCGGGGTAGAACTGCGTCGCCCCGCGATCCGCTACCTCAGCGGTAGCACGGCGCGGCCGATCTTCGATCCTGAGCGCCTGCGTGATGACCTCGCCTTCAACATGTGCCGTGTCATCGACTGGCACGCCACCCTGCGCACCGCCTACGAGCGCGGCGTGCGCCTGCATATCGAACTGCCGCCCGGCACCGTGCTCAGCGGTCTGGCGCGGCGGGTCTTCGACCAAGGTACGGTGATCGCCTTCCAGGGCGCCCGTCTGGATACGCTGGACGCCTTGCTGCGTGAGGAGGTAAGCCGGACCCGATAA
- a CDS encoding malonate decarboxylase holo-ACP synthase, translated as MNKTPKPHDLLWGMTLDHLPAEAPAWARQALAAGHPVVVRRALCEPGLIAVGIRGATRDQRFAAMMPIRAIQRALSPEQLRPRSAAQYPALRSLEAVAPILAATSLPWGPTGSVGFQLATGIAVLHEASDLDLILRTSMPFSRQHARALLEVLADAPCRIDLQLETPNGAVALREWAGEARRVLLKCAEGARLVDNPWHVLEHAA; from the coding sequence ATGAACAAGACTCCAAAACCCCACGATCTGCTCTGGGGCATGACCCTCGACCACCTGCCTGCTGAAGCCCCTGCCTGGGCGCGGCAGGCACTGGCCGCCGGCCATCCCGTGGTGGTGCGTCGTGCGCTCTGCGAGCCCGGCCTGATTGCCGTCGGCATTCGTGGCGCCACACGTGACCAGCGCTTCGCCGCGATGATGCCGATCCGTGCCATCCAGCGTGCGCTCAGCCCCGAACAACTGCGGCCTCGTTCTGCCGCCCAATACCCAGCGCTTCGGTCGCTGGAAGCCGTCGCCCCGATACTCGCTGCCACCAGCCTGCCCTGGGGCCCCACCGGCAGCGTCGGATTCCAGCTCGCCACCGGCATTGCTGTGCTGCACGAGGCCAGCGACCTCGACCTGATCCTGCGTACGTCGATGCCTTTCAGCCGCCAGCATGCTCGCGCGCTGCTGGAGGTACTGGCCGACGCGCCTTGCCGTATCGACCTGCAACTGGAAACCCCCAACGGCGCCGTGGCCCTGCGCGAGTGGGCCGGCGAGGCGCGCCGCGTGCTGCTGAAATGCGCTGAAGGCGCCCGTCTTGTGGATAACCCATGGCACGTCCTGGAGCACGCCGCGTGA
- the mdcE gene encoding biotin-independent malonate decarboxylase subunit gamma, with amino-acid sequence MSRGLNWLHGLAGGATLQGFPASVKVIDGELGNRAARFIAVVSDPQNPFPRARNGEVGLLEGWGLAKAVDEAIEADKGGTQRVIVALVDVPSQAYGRREEALGIHQALAGAVDAYARARHAGHPVIGLLVGKAMSGAFLAHGYQAQRLIALDDGGVMVHAMGKAAAARITLRSVEELEALAARVPPMAYDLENYASLGLLWERVAVGDAQQPNEADVGRVRECLLRAVDDIGSSTDLSGRLGAENRAASSRVREMLRAQW; translated from the coding sequence ATGAGCCGTGGACTGAACTGGCTGCACGGCCTTGCCGGTGGCGCAACCCTGCAAGGCTTCCCGGCTTCGGTGAAGGTGATCGACGGGGAGCTGGGCAATCGCGCCGCGCGCTTCATCGCCGTTGTGTCCGATCCACAGAATCCTTTCCCCCGTGCCCGCAATGGTGAGGTCGGCTTGCTGGAGGGATGGGGCCTGGCCAAGGCGGTGGATGAGGCGATCGAGGCCGACAAGGGCGGCACCCAGCGCGTGATCGTGGCGTTGGTGGATGTCCCCAGCCAGGCCTATGGCCGCCGTGAGGAAGCCCTTGGCATTCACCAGGCACTGGCGGGAGCGGTGGACGCATACGCTCGTGCCCGCCACGCCGGCCACCCAGTGATCGGGCTGCTGGTGGGCAAGGCCATGTCCGGTGCCTTCCTCGCCCACGGCTACCAGGCCCAGCGCCTGATAGCGCTGGATGACGGCGGGGTGATGGTCCACGCCATGGGCAAGGCCGCCGCCGCGCGCATCACCCTGCGCAGCGTGGAGGAACTGGAAGCCCTCGCCGCCAGGGTGCCGCCCATGGCCTACGACCTGGAGAACTACGCCTCCCTTGGGTTGCTGTGGGAGCGGGTTGCGGTGGGCGACGCGCAGCAGCCGAACGAAGCCGATGTTGGTCGGGTGCGCGAATGCCTGCTGCGGGCGGTGGACGACATCGGTTCGAGTACCGACCTGTCCGGGCGACTGGGTGCGGAGAACCGAGCCGCGTCTTCGCGTGTGAGGGAGATGTTGCGGGCGCAGTGGTAG